AAGCTTTTTTTATTTCTTCGTTATTTTCTTTTACAAGAACATCTTTTTCATTGATTTTTTCAATTTTTTGCGCATCTTCTTGAACAATTTTTTTATCATCTTCTGTGTTCATTTCGTCTTTAAAAGTTTTAATACCTTTTCCTAAACCTTTAGCAAGTTCTGGAATTTTTTTAGCACCAAAAAGCAACACTACTATAAGCAATATAATCAACCACTGAGTTCCACTTGGCATATGCATTTTATTCTCCTTTATTCCATTGAATTTGAATTTGTTTTAAATCATGTTTTGTACTTTTTAATTTTGAAGCTTCAAAAACCGTTTCTAACTCCCTATAACTTTTTTCAAGATCATCATTTATGATTAAAAAATCATATCGGTCTAAATAAGTCATTTCATCGCTAGCATTTTCTAATCTTTTGCTAATATCTTCTATTTTATCAGTATTTCGCTTAAGCAATCTTTTTTCAAGTTCTTTTTTATTTTTGGTTGTAATAAAAACAGAAGTAATGTATTCAGGCATTTTTTCTTTAGCTATACAAAAACCTTGCACATCGATATCAAAAATGACACTTTTACCCTCTTGCAATGCTTTTTTTACAGGGATTAACGAAGTACCGTAATAATTTTTATGTACCAAAGCCCATTCTAAAAAATCGCCTTTTTCTATACCTTGCTTAAATTCTTCTTCACTAACAAAAAAATAATCCACTCCATTTTTTTCATTTTCTCTAGGAGCTCTTGTTGTGCTTGAAATAGAAAAATAAATATTATCTTTTTCTTTAAAAAGTCTTTGAAGCAAGCTACTCTTACCTGCTCCACTTGGTCCTGAGATGATTAAAATTTGGCCACTCAATGTTTATCCTCATCAAAGCTTATATTAATGTTTATATTCATTTTCATACCTTTTAAGGCTGCTTTTAAAGTATCATCAGTAATACTCGAAGTGATAGTTTGAGCTATGCTTTTACTAAGCTCATTTACCATTTCATCTTCTTGTAAATTTTCTGCTTTTTCTTCAGTGTTTACCTTGCTTATTTCTTTCTTTTCTACAATAGCTGGAGCAAGTTCTTCTCCTAAAGCTAACATAACATCATTTTCATTTAAATTTGCAAATTCATCTTGCATTTCATCTAAAACTTCACTCATGTTTTCCTCTATATTTTCCTCATTTACATCGGCTTGTG
This genomic stretch from Campylobacter lari subsp. concheus harbors:
- a CDS encoding twin-arginine translocase TatA/TatE family subunit, with protein sequence MHMPSGTQWLIILLIVVLLFGAKKIPELAKGLGKGIKTFKDEMNTEDDKKIVQEDAQKIEKINEKDVLVKENNEEIKKA
- a CDS encoding deoxyguanylate kinase / guanylate kinase, with the protein product MSGQILIISGPSGAGKSSLLQRLFKEKDNIYFSISSTTRAPRENEKNGVDYFFVSEEEFKQGIEKGDFLEWALVHKNYYGTSLIPVKKALQEGKSVIFDIDVQGFCIAKEKMPEYITSVFITTKNKKELEKRLLKRNTDKIEDISKRLENASDEMTYLDRYDFLIINDDLEKSYRELETVFEASKLKSTKHDLKQIQIQWNKGE